The archaeon BMS3Bbin15 nucleotide sequence GACTCCATATATCCCTTCCAGCTGAGACCGGCAGCCTCCATTTCATCCGCAAGATTGGCGTGGGGGAACATCTGGTTCGCATTATCAGAGTGGCTGTACCAGTCAGACCCAGAGGTCATTGCAATATAATTTGGCATACTCGGGTGAGTCACACCGTAGTAGTTGTCGGCATAGCCGTAGGTCTGAGCAATGTAGTTGGTGAACGGCATTTCCGGGTCGCCAATTATGCTCTCTGTCCCCTGATTTTCCATTACAATCACGAAAACGTGGTCGAAAGGTTTGATTTTCTCTGTAGCTGACGGTATAGCCGCTGTAGCTGACACCACAACGCCAAAAACAATGAGAACCGCCAGTGAGATAGCAAATATTCTATATCTGGTCGATAACATATAATACCTCCAGAAACAATCTCAAGTATTCATACTCATTGAAATTAGCCCGAAAATCTACAGGAAAAACCGTAATAAATGGGAACGATGACTATTTCCCTTCAAAGTAGTCTATAAGGATTTTTTTCAGGCCCCTTCTCAACATGTCCGAAGTTGTTGAAATACTTATTCCAAACTCCTTTGCAACGCCCCTGATCCCTATATTTTTAGGAGTGTCAAAATAGCCCTGATAAACTGCATATTTAAGGAGTTCCATCTCCCTGTTAGTTATTATTTCTTTGTGTAAATCCAAATCACCAATTCTTTTTATTTTAAAGGAGTAATTGTTCTTTTCAAGAATCTCAGTCAGCTTGATAAGGGAAGAGCGCCTTGCTATAATATCCCACTCGACACCCTCCTCTGTATGTTTCGCACTTTTTATAAAACATCCAGCCTCGATAATGCTCCTTGCAGGTATACATCTTCTAACAGAAATGGCAGCCTTTGTGTTTGAGTCGGAAATCTTATTTATTTCATCCACATTCCTGTTGCTGATTGAACTGAGTACCTCATCAAGACAGGCATCAGATTCAATCTGAAGAAGGCTCTTTACACCCTCCATCTCATGAGGGGCAGTATCTAGCAGTTTAACCCTGGCTGCCTTTGAAGCTCTCACAGCAGCAACAGCACATGTCTCTGGCATTCTTATTTTAAGCTTTGCCTCAATCATACCTTAAAAGAAAAATTTGCCTTCAGTAATCAATACGAACATTTTCGGAGAAAAAGATATTATACTGTGCTGCAACATACTATTATGAAAAAATGTGAAAATTGCAACAGAAGCGATGAAGATGCGCCAATAATAAAATACTACCACAAAAATGAAGAGCATTATATCTGCACCAGATGCTTACCAATGCTTATTCACGGATAAGTATGAATCTTCCTCTAAGATTCCTTGGTGTTTCACTGATTTACCTCATAGCAGGAGAGTTTCTCGGAGTCCTGTCTATCTCAGGACATAGCTATGGCTTTGCTCATGCCCACATTCTTCTGGTTGGCTTTGTGGTCTCAGTAATAATGGGTACAATATATCAGCAGATTCCAACTCTGAGCGGAACACAGCTTAATTCAAAGAAACTTGCAGAAGCAAGCTTCTGGCTGTTAAAT carries:
- a CDS encoding HTH DNA binding domain protein codes for the protein MIEAKLKIRMPETCAVAAVRASKAARVKLLDTAPHEMEGVKSLLQIESDACLDEVLSSISNRNVDEINKISDSNTKAAISVRRCIPARSIIEAGCFIKSAKHTEEGVEWDIIARRSSLIKLTEILEKNNYSFKIKRIGDLDLHKEIITNREMELLKYAVYQGYFDTPKNIGIRGVAKEFGISISTTSDMLRRGLKKILIDYFEGK
- a CDS encoding phosphoesterase family protein, which encodes MLSTRYRIFAISLAVLIVFGVVVSATAAIPSATEKIKPFDHVFVIVMENQGTESIIGDPEMPFTNYIAQTYGYADNYYGVTHPSMPNYIAMTSGSDWYSHSDNANQMFPHANLADEMEAAGLSWKGYMESLPYAGYTGATYPLEYKEPAVY